In the Nitrosarchaeum sp. genome, one interval contains:
- the metG gene encoding methionine--tRNA ligase, which produces MKNKAIITSALPYANGEIHLGHVASTYLPADVTTRFLKLNGVEAYYVCASDDFGTPILIQSEKEGKTPSEYVAHWNKRDYDDFTSFGIDFDFFYKTSSSENIAFVQDVFNKLNAAGHIYEKEIIQFYCNNDKKFLPDRYVKGTCPYCKAIDQYSDLCESCGRVPEEISDPKCSICGQTPTKEKTTHFFFKLKNFGDSLYKWLDENENLQKDVKKYVQNWIKSGLIDWDITRDITWGVHVPLEKYKDKVFYGWFDNHLAYISTAVKFLNDKGINGKEFWNSADIYHFIGKDIVYHHYLFLPAMRLGINSEYKLPDYIPTRGHLTLQSKKISKSRNWYIGLKQFLEYYPADYLRYYLVAINPYSQDDLNFDWNEFTNRINSELIGNLGNFVNRALGFTKKAFDGVIPETEKYDDKDMEAENTIKNLSAELGILMEQNHLDRALKKIMEFSSFFNQYFQHKEPWKKESGTTNCVFLSVNAARSMAIALFPFIPESSQKIWDQIGLDGRVNQNTWRSISDIGVKSGHVLGKVSPLFVKVEDEDIAKYKKQLGPVE; this is translated from the coding sequence ATGAAAAACAAAGCAATCATTACTAGTGCGTTACCTTATGCTAATGGAGAAATTCATCTGGGTCATGTCGCATCAACATATTTGCCAGCTGATGTCACTACTAGATTTTTGAAATTAAACGGTGTTGAGGCTTACTATGTTTGTGCTTCTGATGATTTTGGCACTCCAATTTTGATACAATCAGAAAAAGAGGGAAAAACACCTTCAGAATATGTTGCTCATTGGAATAAACGAGACTATGATGATTTTACATCGTTTGGTATTGATTTTGATTTTTTTTACAAAACCAGCTCTTCAGAAAACATAGCGTTTGTTCAAGATGTATTTAACAAATTAAATGCCGCCGGTCACATCTACGAAAAAGAAATCATTCAATTTTATTGCAATAACGATAAAAAATTCTTACCTGACAGATATGTCAAAGGAACCTGTCCTTACTGTAAAGCCATTGATCAATACTCTGATCTTTGTGAAAGTTGTGGCAGAGTTCCTGAAGAGATATCTGATCCGAAGTGTTCTATTTGTGGACAAACTCCAACTAAAGAAAAGACCACACATTTCTTTTTCAAACTAAAAAATTTTGGTGACTCTTTATACAAATGGCTAGATGAAAACGAGAATTTGCAAAAAGATGTAAAAAAATATGTTCAAAATTGGATAAAATCCGGTTTAATTGATTGGGATATTACGCGTGATATCACTTGGGGCGTACATGTCCCACTTGAAAAATACAAAGACAAGGTGTTTTATGGCTGGTTTGATAATCACTTGGCCTACATTTCGACTGCTGTAAAATTCCTCAACGATAAAGGAATTAATGGAAAAGAGTTTTGGAATTCTGCTGATATCTATCATTTTATTGGAAAAGACATTGTTTACCATCATTATCTGTTCTTGCCTGCAATGCGTTTGGGAATAAACAGTGAATACAAGTTACCTGATTATATCCCGACTAGGGGACACCTCACTTTACAATCAAAGAAAATCTCAAAGAGTAGAAATTGGTACATTGGATTAAAACAATTTTTAGAATATTATCCTGCTGACTATCTGCGATATTATCTAGTTGCAATTAATCCATACTCGCAAGATGATTTGAATTTTGATTGGAACGAATTTACAAATAGAATTAATTCTGAATTGATTGGTAATCTTGGAAATTTTGTTAATCGCGCATTAGGATTTACAAAAAAAGCATTTGATGGTGTAATTCCTGAAACTGAAAAGTATGACGATAAAGATATGGAGGCTGAAAATACAATAAAGAATCTTTCTGCAGAACTAGGAATTTTGATGGAACAAAATCATTTAGATAGGGCTCTAAAGAAAATCATGGAGTTTTCATCGTTTTTCAATCAATACTTTCAACATAAAGAACCTTGGAAGAAAGAATCTGGAACTACTAACTGTGTATTTTTATCCGTAAACGCTGCACGTAGTATGGCAATTGCATTATTCCCATTTATTCCAGAATCTTCACAAAAGATATGGGATCAAATTGGACTGGATGGTAGAGTCAATCAAAACACGTGGAGATCAATTTCCGATATTGGTGTTAAATCGGGGCATGTCTTAGGCAAAGTATCTCCTTTATTTGTTAAAGTAGAAGATGAAGATATTGCAAAATATAAAAAACAACTAGGCCCAGTAGAATGA
- a CDS encoding DUF726 domain-containing protein produces MKSVPRISTRGYYDLMSGKTIKDNPYFLYPKKYFDNLIGSKELVIMIHGLRNDNAGSIAKVTLAKNRLSHLGYRHPVIGFSYDSNTAGAHLLKHARRSLRVGQIIAQKNGRNLAMFIEDFKFTSPKTKIRLMGHSLGSQVILSTIENLAKKSQNNGIIESVYFFGASITSDVPSSKRYGKLLDRIIRVKIVNYFSPSDEVLNWANKEKFVNGPLGLNGAIGKTISKYSQKSVTPKNHRFASYAAVLSSFP; encoded by the coding sequence ATAAAATCTGTCCCGCGAATATCTACTAGAGGATATTATGATTTGATGTCTGGTAAGACCATCAAAGACAATCCATATTTTTTATACCCAAAAAAATATTTTGATAATCTCATAGGTTCCAAAGAACTTGTAATAATGATTCATGGATTACGTAATGATAATGCAGGATCTATTGCAAAAGTTACTCTTGCTAAAAATAGATTATCTCATCTGGGATATCGACATCCTGTGATTGGATTTAGCTATGATTCTAATACTGCTGGGGCTCACCTTCTAAAACATGCTAGGCGTTCACTTCGTGTAGGTCAAATAATTGCACAAAAAAACGGTCGAAATTTAGCTATGTTTATAGAAGATTTCAAATTTACTAGTCCCAAAACAAAGATTCGTCTAATGGGCCATTCTTTAGGCTCTCAGGTAATTCTTAGTACTATTGAGAACCTGGCAAAAAAGTCTCAAAATAATGGAATTATAGAAAGTGTGTATTTCTTTGGTGCATCAATTACAAGTGATGTGCCTTCATCAAAAAGATATGGCAAACTACTTGATAGAATAATCCGAGTAAAAATTGTAAATTATTTTAGCCCGTCTGATGAGGTTTTGAATTGGGCAAACAAAGAAAAATTTGTCAACGGTCCTTTGGGATTAAACGGAGCAATAGGAAAAACAATTTCAAAATATAGCCAAAAATCTGTCACGCCTAAAAATCATAGATTTGCAAGTTATGCTGCTGTTTTGTCATCCTTTCCTTAA
- a CDS encoding nicotinamide-nucleotide adenylyltransferase: MRGLMMGRFQPFHLGHLDLVKQILDQCDEVIIAITSSQFNYLEKDPFTSGERIEMIHDSLKESEINLSRCFIVAIENQFNIATWSSFLKSSLPYFDKVYSGNDYVKMLLADSSIDVITPKFLERSQYNATHIRQMIISDDNWQTLVPVAVAKFLQKINGKKRLEIISKSDTKPTEH, encoded by the coding sequence ATGCGAGGCTTAATGATGGGTAGGTTTCAGCCTTTCCATTTGGGTCATTTAGATTTGGTTAAACAAATTCTCGATCAATGCGATGAGGTAATAATTGCAATTACTAGCTCACAATTCAATTATTTAGAAAAAGATCCTTTCACCTCTGGTGAGCGAATTGAAATGATACATGATTCATTAAAAGAATCTGAAATTAATTTATCTCGATGTTTTATTGTTGCAATTGAAAATCAATTCAATATTGCAACTTGGTCATCCTTTCTAAAATCATCTTTACCTTATTTTGATAAAGTATACAGTGGGAATGATTATGTCAAAATGTTACTTGCAGATTCTTCAATTGATGTAATAACCCCGAAATTTCTAGAAAGATCACAATACAATGCAACTCATATCCGTCAAATGATAATATCTGATGATAACTGGCAAACACTTGTTCCTGTGGCAGTTGCTAAATTTTTACAAAAGATCAATGGCAAAAAAAGACTGGAAATAATATCAAAATCCGATACCAAACCAACTGAACATTAA
- a CDS encoding EF-Tu/IF-2/RF-3 family GTPase has translation MVKSINFVVLGKQDIAAEFGKKGTVTDLSLYDRKESDIIKTWVTPSGFPDKIQPLLQSINLAEFVIFLVDKLDKFTGEQIIALDTLKKTRGILSHTFDVDESKLNSMIKGTVVEKYLKVEQDKLKEEMDKIQPTSNTDPPRMVVDHCFDVKGVGTVILGKVTCGTIKQYDTLKLYPAGIDVMIKSIQMHDDPVEESVCPARVGLAVKGAKPDEVGRGDVIAKEGTVSVKSEIELDFTKSPFYKTDIAENQGCLVSVGLQIKAAKFSSITPLKLKFEKPIVYNAGDIAVILKPESTTIRILGSGPIK, from the coding sequence ATGGTCAAGTCCATAAATTTTGTAGTCTTGGGAAAACAAGACATTGCAGCAGAATTTGGCAAAAAAGGAACTGTGACTGATCTTTCTCTTTATGATAGGAAGGAATCTGATATTATCAAAACTTGGGTGACTCCTAGTGGGTTTCCAGATAAAATACAACCACTTTTACAATCAATCAATCTAGCCGAATTTGTAATATTTCTTGTTGATAAACTTGACAAATTCACTGGGGAGCAAATTATTGCACTTGATACGCTAAAAAAAACTCGAGGAATCTTATCTCATACTTTTGATGTTGATGAATCAAAGTTAAATTCAATGATAAAAGGTACGGTAGTTGAAAAATACCTTAAGGTTGAACAGGACAAACTCAAAGAAGAGATGGACAAGATTCAGCCAACTTCAAACACTGATCCTCCAAGAATGGTAGTTGATCACTGCTTTGATGTTAAAGGTGTTGGAACAGTCATTCTTGGTAAAGTAACATGTGGAACAATCAAACAATATGATACTCTCAAACTATACCCTGCAGGAATTGATGTAATGATAAAATCAATTCAAATGCATGATGACCCAGTTGAGGAATCTGTTTGTCCTGCAAGAGTAGGTCTTGCTGTAAAGGGCGCAAAACCAGATGAGGTTGGACGAGGTGATGTTATTGCAAAGGAAGGAACCGTTAGTGTTAAATCTGAAATTGAGCTTGATTTTACTAAAAGTCCATTTTATAAAACTGACATTGCTGAAAATCAAGGATGTCTTGTTAGTGTAGGCCTGCAAATAAAAGCAGCCAAATTTTCATCAATTACTCCTTTGAAATTAAAATTTGAAAAGCCAATAGTTTACAATGCTGGTGACATTGCAGTAATTTTAAAACCCGAATCCACAACGATTAGAATTCTTGGTAGTGGCCCAATCAAATAG
- a CDS encoding acyl-CoA mutase large subunit family protein yields the protein MVKKQTSKKVSPKNFVTDSNFPVKRIYQRSSKKYVKEDSGVYPYTRGIHTEMFRERFWTMRQYSGFGDAKLTNERFKFMLEKGQTGLSMAFDLPTQIGHDPDSTPAEGEVGKVGVSIASLKDMMIAFDGIPLGKVSSSMTINSTASTLLAYYIVVGESQGFKSADLRGTTQNDILKEYIARNTYIYPPKPSMRLIGDMIGYCAEKVPQWYPVSISGYHMREAGCTATQEIAFTIANAIAYIQTCIDRGLKIDDFAPRLSFFFCCTIEFFEEVAKFRVARKVYAKILKEKFHAKDPRSLQLKFHTQTSGESLTAQQPDNNIVRVAIQTMAAVIGGTQSLHTNSRDEALALPTQESAKIALRTQQIVAHESGVTKTVDPMAGSYYLEELCDEIEENVWKYLKQIEKMGGSIKAIEKGFFQSEIRQNAYRLKKEADAGDRIIVGVNKYSEIEEKHPELLRIDDRIEIQQKKALKELRATRDNKKLEKALSAMKSAADTDANLMPYIIESARAFATTGEISNTFREVFGEYRPKEVF from the coding sequence ATGGTAAAAAAACAAACTAGTAAAAAAGTCTCACCAAAGAATTTTGTCACTGATTCTAATTTTCCAGTAAAACGAATCTATCAAAGATCCTCTAAAAAATATGTTAAAGAAGATTCTGGAGTATACCCATACACTCGTGGAATTCACACCGAAATGTTCCGTGAACGATTTTGGACAATGAGACAGTATTCTGGTTTTGGAGATGCAAAATTAACTAATGAACGATTCAAGTTCATGCTTGAAAAAGGACAAACTGGACTCAGTATGGCTTTTGACCTTCCAACCCAAATAGGACATGATCCAGATTCTACCCCCGCTGAAGGTGAGGTGGGAAAGGTTGGAGTTTCTATTGCTTCACTTAAAGATATGATGATTGCCTTTGATGGAATTCCTTTGGGAAAAGTTAGTTCTTCTATGACAATTAATTCTACTGCATCAACTTTACTTGCATACTATATTGTTGTAGGTGAATCACAAGGATTTAAAAGCGCTGACCTAAGAGGTACAACACAAAATGATATCTTAAAAGAATACATTGCAAGAAATACCTACATCTATCCTCCAAAACCATCAATGAGATTAATTGGTGATATGATTGGATACTGCGCTGAAAAAGTTCCACAGTGGTATCCTGTTTCAATTTCTGGCTATCATATGAGAGAAGCTGGTTGTACAGCAACACAGGAAATTGCATTTACAATTGCAAATGCTATTGCATATATCCAAACATGCATTGATCGAGGATTAAAAATTGATGACTTTGCACCGAGATTATCGTTTTTCTTTTGTTGTACAATTGAATTTTTTGAAGAGGTTGCAAAGTTTAGAGTTGCAAGAAAAGTATATGCAAAAATACTAAAAGAAAAGTTCCATGCAAAAGATCCTCGTTCATTACAACTAAAATTCCACACTCAAACAAGTGGAGAATCATTAACTGCTCAACAACCTGACAATAACATTGTACGTGTTGCTATACAAACAATGGCCGCAGTAATCGGTGGCACTCAATCACTTCATACAAATTCCAGAGATGAGGCATTGGCATTACCTACACAAGAATCTGCAAAAATTGCTCTTAGAACACAACAAATTGTTGCACATGAAAGCGGAGTAACTAAGACTGTTGACCCAATGGCTGGTTCTTACTATCTTGAGGAATTATGTGACGAAATAGAAGAAAATGTATGGAAGTATCTAAAACAAATTGAAAAAATGGGTGGCTCTATTAAGGCAATTGAAAAAGGCTTCTTTCAATCAGAAATTAGACAAAATGCTTATCGTCTTAAAAAAGAAGCAGATGCAGGAGACCGAATAATCGTAGGAGTAAACAAATACTCTGAGATAGAAGAGAAACATCCTGAATTACTACGAATTGATGATAGGATTGAAATCCAACAAAAGAAAGCACTCAAAGAACTTAGAGCAACTAGAGACAACAAGAAACTCGAAAAAGCATTATCTGCAATGAAGAGTGCAGCTGATACTGATGCAAATCTAATGCCATACATTATAGAATCTGCAAGAGCGTTTGCTACAACTGGCGAAATCAGCAATACGTTTAGAGAAGTGTTTGGCGAGTACCGTCCAAAAGAGGTCTTTTAG
- the mce gene encoding methylmalonyl-CoA epimerase: protein MKIDHIAIAVNDVEESAKIYKEALGVHEVEFETVETEGVKVAIIHLENGRIELMQPTNDASPIKKFLDKKGPGLHHMALETDNIEGEVSRMEGCGIQFLGKIRPGSAGTKVTFIHPKSLNGVLAELCSYPN, encoded by the coding sequence ATGAAGATTGATCATATTGCAATTGCAGTAAATGATGTAGAGGAATCTGCTAAAATTTACAAAGAAGCATTAGGAGTTCACGAAGTTGAATTTGAAACAGTAGAAACTGAAGGTGTCAAGGTTGCAATAATCCATCTTGAAAATGGAAGAATTGAATTAATGCAACCCACAAATGATGCTAGCCCAATTAAAAAATTCCTTGATAAGAAAGGGCCTGGTCTTCATCATATGGCATTAGAGACTGATAACATTGAAGGCGAGGTTTCAAGAATGGAAGGATGCGGAATTCAATTTCTAGGAAAAATTAGACCTGGATCTGCTGGAACTAAAGTTACATTTATTCATCCAAAGTCACTTAACGGTGTTCTTGCTGAATTATGCTCTTATCCTAATTGA
- the ilvC gene encoding ketol-acid reductoisomerase, with translation MSNYMAKTWKDKDISLDPLKDQTIAVIGYGIQGDAQANNMKDSGLNVIVGLKKGGNSWKKAESDGHKVMSVSDACKKADIIHILLPDMIQSEVYKSEIGPNLSKGKALSFSHAAAIHWKWIDAPKDIDIIMVAPKGPGSKVRETYLENFGTPSIVAVHQDFTGKAWDRTLGIAKAIGSARAGLIQTTFKEEVETDWFGEQADLCGGAASMIQASFETLVEAGYQPEIAYFEVLHELKLIVDMIQRYGINGMWRRVSETARYGGLTRGPMVITSESKDNMKKVLKMIQDGTFNKEWINEYQKHGKDSFDKYMKETEAHQIEKVGKQMRKMMWPDSTE, from the coding sequence TTGAGTAATTATATGGCAAAAACATGGAAAGATAAAGACATCAGCTTAGATCCATTAAAAGATCAAACAATAGCCGTAATTGGTTATGGAATACAAGGGGATGCTCAAGCAAATAACATGAAAGATTCTGGTCTTAACGTAATTGTTGGTTTGAAGAAAGGCGGAAACAGCTGGAAAAAAGCAGAATCTGATGGTCATAAAGTGATGTCTGTATCTGATGCATGCAAAAAAGCCGACATAATTCACATTTTACTTCCAGACATGATCCAATCTGAAGTTTACAAATCTGAAATTGGACCAAATCTCTCTAAAGGAAAAGCATTATCGTTTTCACATGCAGCTGCAATTCATTGGAAATGGATTGATGCTCCAAAAGATATTGACATTATCATGGTTGCACCAAAAGGACCTGGATCTAAAGTACGAGAAACATATCTTGAAAATTTTGGTACTCCATCAATTGTTGCAGTACATCAAGATTTCACAGGAAAAGCTTGGGACAGAACACTAGGAATTGCAAAGGCAATTGGCAGTGCACGTGCAGGGCTAATTCAAACCACGTTCAAAGAAGAAGTTGAAACTGATTGGTTTGGAGAACAAGCAGATCTTTGTGGTGGTGCTGCATCAATGATACAAGCTTCATTTGAGACTTTAGTTGAGGCAGGTTATCAGCCGGAAATTGCATACTTTGAGGTATTACACGAACTAAAATTAATTGTAGATATGATTCAAAGATATGGAATCAATGGAATGTGGAGACGTGTAAGTGAGACTGCAAGATATGGTGGTTTAACACGTGGCCCAATGGTAATTACTAGTGAAAGTAAAGACAACATGAAAAAAGTTCTAAAAATGATTCAAGATGGAACTTTCAATAAAGAATGGATTAATGAATATCAGAAGCACGGCAAAGATTCATTTGATAAATACATGAAAGAAACTGAAGCACATCAAATTGAGAAAGTTGGAAAGCAGATGCGTAAGATGATGTGGCCTGACTCTACAGAGTAA
- a CDS encoding cobalamin B12-binding domain-containing protein, with protein MKQKTASRRVKILVAKLGLDGHDRGALVLCRAFRDAGMEVIYSGLFATPDRIAQIAEDEDVDAIAMSLLNGAHGTLFPRVVQALNKKGIRDVLVVGGGVIPEVDKKDLKKSGVDEVFGPGTPLNEIIDHITNGVSKLRKL; from the coding sequence ATGAAACAAAAGACTGCTTCAAGACGTGTCAAGATCCTAGTTGCTAAGTTGGGTTTAGATGGTCATGATAGAGGAGCTCTGGTATTATGTAGAGCGTTTAGAGACGCAGGGATGGAAGTAATTTACTCGGGCCTATTTGCAACTCCAGATAGAATTGCACAGATTGCAGAAGACGAAGATGTGGATGCAATTGCAATGAGTTTACTTAACGGCGCACATGGAACATTATTCCCAAGAGTAGTTCAGGCATTAAACAAGAAAGGAATTAGAGACGTACTAGTAGTAGGAGGCGGGGTAATACCTGAAGTAGATAAAAAAGATCTCAAAAAATCAGGTGTTGATGAGGTGTTTGGTCCAGGTACACCATTAAATGAAATAATTGATCATATCACCAACGGCGTTTCAAAATTGAGAAAATTATAA
- a CDS encoding M1 family metallopeptidase, with amino-acid sequence MKVIPVNYVLEFEPIFKNFTFIGKETITVECKESVNTITMHCAEIKIKSCSIVHNGVVQKAVTKTDSNKEELVIIIKNKIKGRAFIDIEFTGQLNDRLLGFYRSQYKQNGKTKYLATTQFEAADARRAFPCWDEPEAKATFEISIIAENKFTAISNMPIVSKKRLKNKTLYRFAKTPIMSTYLIYLGVGEFEYLTGKIGKVQIRVITTKGNKSKGKYSLELGKKLLFSYEKYFGIKYPLPKLDLIAIPDFAAGAMENWGAITFRETILLYDPKTSSTRTKQYIAEVISHEIAHQWFGNLVTMKWWNDLWLNESFATFMATKFVDKFYPEWDLWNQFVDDAMNNAMALDSLKSTHPIDVKVNSTSEIREIFDAISYDKGGCVLRMLEHYVGESNFQKGLKKYLASFKYKNAEGKDLWDAIGKISKMPVRAMVQTWLKQPGFPVVEIEKQDSTLHLKQRRYVLESDKKSNKELWSIPLSIGLQNELFQKLFTKKSMSVKLPKHDIGFVANFGRKGFYRVKYDEGTLIDLKMLIDQKQIPAIDRWAIQNDLFSLCISGDETVRNYLDFSDAYYDEDSYLATVNVAHNLSSLYFRAFDEDFSDQIRNYTVKYLKKILHDLGWDPKKTDKHTDALMRGFVIFTLGKLNDEEVTTESENRYKQFLKNRNSLPPDLIEPVCSVMAWNGNSKTHAELTRLYRNAKTTEEKLRFLGAMCSFKDPKLLLKSLNFSQTSEVRSQNMQLPIMKVAGNPYGKKILWSWLKNNWPKLSKKVGRGNPLFNRIVASISSIADDSMEKEIRQFFKKNPTPGTERTQEQTLERIRINSKFLRNMRKEFS; translated from the coding sequence GTGAAGGTAATTCCTGTAAACTATGTACTTGAATTTGAGCCTATTTTCAAAAACTTTACCTTCATTGGTAAGGAAACAATCACTGTAGAATGCAAGGAATCCGTAAATACAATCACTATGCATTGTGCTGAGATCAAAATAAAATCATGCAGTATAGTACATAACGGTGTCGTTCAAAAAGCAGTTACTAAAACAGATTCCAATAAAGAAGAACTTGTAATTATAATTAAAAATAAAATTAAAGGACGTGCTTTTATTGACATCGAATTTACTGGTCAGTTAAATGATCGTTTGCTTGGATTTTATCGAAGTCAATACAAACAAAACGGCAAAACAAAATATCTTGCAACTACCCAATTTGAGGCAGCTGATGCAAGAAGAGCATTTCCATGTTGGGATGAACCTGAAGCAAAAGCAACATTTGAAATTTCTATAATTGCTGAAAACAAATTCACCGCTATTTCAAATATGCCCATAGTGTCTAAAAAAAGATTAAAAAATAAAACGCTGTATCGATTTGCAAAAACTCCAATAATGTCTACATACCTTATCTATCTTGGCGTTGGCGAATTTGAATATCTTACAGGCAAGATTGGTAAAGTTCAGATTCGTGTAATTACTACAAAAGGAAACAAATCTAAAGGAAAATATTCACTGGAACTCGGAAAGAAACTGCTTTTTTCATATGAGAAATATTTTGGCATAAAATACCCTCTGCCTAAATTAGATTTGATAGCAATTCCTGATTTTGCAGCAGGTGCAATGGAAAATTGGGGAGCTATAACTTTTAGAGAGACTATTCTTCTTTATGATCCAAAAACATCTTCCACTAGAACAAAACAATACATCGCCGAAGTTATCTCCCATGAGATTGCACATCAGTGGTTTGGAAATCTAGTCACTATGAAATGGTGGAATGATCTGTGGTTAAATGAAAGCTTTGCAACATTTATGGCAACAAAATTTGTAGACAAGTTTTACCCAGAATGGGATTTGTGGAATCAATTTGTTGATGATGCGATGAACAATGCCATGGCACTAGATTCATTGAAAAGCACACATCCAATTGACGTTAAAGTTAATTCTACATCTGAAATTCGTGAAATATTTGATGCAATTTCTTATGATAAAGGGGGATGTGTTTTAAGAATGTTAGAGCATTATGTCGGCGAATCAAATTTCCAAAAAGGATTAAAAAAATATCTCGCTAGTTTCAAATACAAAAATGCTGAAGGTAAAGATCTTTGGGATGCAATAGGAAAAATTTCTAAAATGCCCGTGCGTGCAATGGTTCAGACATGGCTAAAGCAACCTGGTTTTCCTGTAGTTGAGATAGAAAAACAAGATTCTACATTACATCTTAAACAAAGACGATATGTTTTAGAATCTGATAAAAAATCAAACAAAGAATTATGGTCCATTCCACTTTCCATAGGATTACAAAATGAGTTATTTCAAAAACTGTTTACAAAAAAATCTATGTCTGTAAAATTACCTAAGCACGATATTGGGTTTGTTGCTAATTTTGGAAGAAAAGGATTCTATCGTGTAAAGTATGATGAAGGTACTTTGATAGATCTTAAAATGCTAATAGACCAAAAACAAATTCCTGCAATCGATAGATGGGCAATTCAAAATGATCTATTTTCTTTGTGTATATCTGGTGATGAGACAGTACGTAACTATCTTGATTTTTCTGATGCATATTATGACGAAGACAGTTATCTGGCAACAGTAAATGTTGCACATAATCTGTCCTCTTTGTATTTTAGAGCATTTGATGAAGACTTTTCTGATCAAATTAGAAATTATACTGTAAAATATCTAAAGAAAATCTTGCATGACCTTGGATGGGATCCTAAAAAAACAGATAAACATACAGATGCCTTGATGCGTGGATTTGTAATTTTTACATTAGGTAAACTAAACGATGAAGAAGTTACAACCGAATCTGAAAATCGTTATAAACAATTCTTGAAAAACCGAAATTCTCTCCCTCCTGACCTAATTGAGCCTGTATGTTCTGTAATGGCATGGAATGGTAATTCTAAAACCCATGCTGAATTGACTCGTCTTTATAGAAATGCAAAAACAACTGAAGAAAAACTACGTTTCCTTGGAGCAATGTGTAGTTTTAAGGATCCAAAATTATTACTTAAATCACTGAATTTCTCTCAAACATCTGAGGTTCGCTCTCAAAACATGCAGCTTCCAATTATGAAGGTTGCAGGAAATCCTTATGGTAAAAAAATACTTTGGTCTTGGCTAAAAAATAACTGGCCAAAACTAAGCAAAAAAGTTGGCCGTGGTAATCCACTGTTTAATAGAATTGTTGCAAGTATTTCGTCAATCGCTGACGATTCTATGGAAAAAGAGATTCGTCAGTTTTTCAAAAAGAATCCTACTCCTGGAACAGAAAGAACTCAAGAGCAAACTCTGGAAAGAATTAGAATAAACTCTAAATTTTTGCGTAATATGAGAAAAGAATTTTCATAA
- the meaB gene encoding methylmalonyl Co-A mutase-associated GTPase MeaB, whose protein sequence is MLDISDLKKGKRGAIAKAISIVENNPSEAKKLLKKIYKDTGNASIIGITGPAGAGKSSLINKTSIALKKLHTKPAVLAIDPTSHVTGGAILGDRVRMTESTDSGTYIRSIASRGATGAVSRSLRNSIRILEYAGFNPIIIESVGAGQTEVEISNIADVTVVVFNPNTGDSIQTIKAGLTEIGDIYIVNKSDLDGANQLFDAIREYIGSTNLNPIFLKTSVKKNSGISEFAKTLKEMMTTKNKHKHDKDMFRLETELKDIILNNMSEKIEVMLSSDKTFSKYLKKIQSKQMDPFEAADKITKSLVK, encoded by the coding sequence ATATTGGATATTTCTGATTTAAAAAAAGGCAAGAGAGGTGCAATTGCCAAAGCCATTAGTATTGTTGAAAATAATCCCTCTGAAGCAAAAAAATTGCTTAAAAAAATATACAAAGATACCGGGAATGCATCCATCATTGGAATTACTGGACCTGCAGGTGCCGGTAAAAGTTCACTCATTAACAAGACATCTATTGCATTAAAGAAACTTCATACAAAACCTGCAGTTCTTGCAATAGACCCCACAAGTCATGTAACTGGCGGTGCAATACTTGGAGATAGAGTTCGAATGACTGAATCTACTGACTCTGGAACTTACATCCGTAGTATTGCATCAAGAGGTGCGACTGGTGCAGTTTCAAGATCACTTAGAAATAGTATTAGGATTTTAGAATATGCCGGGTTTAATCCAATTATAATTGAAAGTGTTGGTGCAGGTCAAACTGAAGTTGAAATTTCAAACATTGCAGATGTCACAGTAGTTGTCTTTAATCCAAATACCGGTGATAGCATTCAAACAATAAAGGCTGGTCTGACTGAAATTGGAGATATCTATATTGTTAACAAGAGCGACCTTGATGGCGCCAATCAACTCTTTGATGCAATTCGTGAATATATCGGCTCTACTAATTTGAATCCTATATTTTTGAAGACTTCGGTTAAAAAAAACTCTGGAATATCTGAATTTGCTAAGACTCTAAAAGAAATGATGACTACAAAAAATAAACATAAACATGATAAAGATATGTTTAGACTGGAAACTGAATTAAAAGATATTATTTTAAATAATATGAGTGAAAAGATCGAAGTGATGTTAAGTTCTGATAAAACATTCTCAAAATATCTCAAAAAAATACAATCAAAACAGATGGATCCTTTTGAAGCTGCTGATAAAATTACAAAGTCATTGGTAAAGTGA